The following coding sequences are from one Collimonas arenae window:
- a CDS encoding flagellar hook-length control protein, whose protein sequence is MSIAVSAMIRPSRMLLFMVGGLCSLVGLSGVLIVAGVVGNLMLVERLVLAFTCLAAALYGLFRYTSASRSVRIDISAAGQIRIADAMPATSGNTPVHVSANAYLLQGTTLWSHLLLLRLRLDSGSVRTIAILPDCVPNDTFRVLSVACRWISMRTDKMEPD, encoded by the coding sequence ATGTCGATCGCCGTATCTGCGATGATTCGACCATCCAGGATGTTACTGTTCATGGTAGGCGGATTGTGTTCGCTGGTCGGACTATCCGGCGTTTTGATTGTGGCAGGCGTCGTTGGTAACCTGATGTTGGTCGAGCGCCTGGTGTTGGCATTTACTTGCCTGGCGGCGGCCTTGTATGGCCTGTTTCGCTACACTAGCGCAAGTCGATCGGTTCGGATCGATATTTCTGCAGCCGGTCAAATCCGGATTGCGGACGCCATGCCCGCAACGAGCGGGAATACCCCGGTGCATGTGTCGGCAAACGCATATTTGCTGCAAGGCACTACTCTCTGGTCACATTTGCTGCTATTACGTCTTCGATTAGATAGCGGCTCAGTCAGAACAATCGCTATACTGCCTGATTGTGTTCCTAATGATACTTTTAGAGTTTTGTCCGTGGCGTGTCGATGGATTTCGATGCGTACAGACAAGATGGAGCCCGATTGA
- the fabF gene encoding beta-ketoacyl-ACP synthase II encodes MSRTRERRVVITGLGCISPVGNTIADAWSAIISGKSGIATITKFDASAFSTHFAGEVKGFNIEDYIPAKEARHMDTFIHYGMAAGMQAMQDSGLEVTEANAERIGVIIGSGIGGLPLIEQTHAELTARGPRRISPFFIPASIINMISGNLSIKYGLKGPNLAIVTACTTGLHCIGAAGRMIQYGDADVMIAGGAESSVSPLGVGGFASARALSSRNDDPATASRPWDKDRDGFVLGEGAGVLVLEEYEHAKARGAKIYAELLGFGMSGDAYHMTAPSLDGPRRCVGNALRDAGVNPDQVQYLNAHGTSTPLGDKNETEAIKAAFGDHAYKLVVNSTKSMTGHLLGGAGGLESVFTVLALHNQISPPTTNIFNQDPECDLDYCANTARDMKIDIAVKNSFGFGGTNGTLVFGKI; translated from the coding sequence TTGAGCCGCACACGTGAACGTCGCGTTGTGATCACTGGCCTGGGTTGCATTTCACCGGTCGGCAATACGATTGCCGATGCGTGGAGTGCGATTATCTCAGGCAAATCAGGGATCGCAACCATCACCAAGTTTGATGCCTCCGCTTTTTCCACGCATTTTGCGGGAGAAGTAAAGGGCTTCAATATCGAAGATTACATTCCCGCCAAAGAAGCACGGCATATGGATACCTTTATCCACTATGGCATGGCTGCGGGGATGCAGGCGATGCAAGACAGCGGTCTCGAAGTGACCGAAGCCAATGCTGAACGGATCGGTGTCATCATCGGCTCCGGCATTGGTGGCTTGCCGTTGATTGAACAAACACATGCCGAACTGACCGCTCGCGGTCCTCGGCGGATCAGTCCGTTTTTTATCCCGGCATCGATCATTAACATGATTTCGGGTAACTTGTCGATCAAATATGGTCTCAAGGGGCCGAATCTGGCGATAGTGACGGCTTGCACCACCGGTTTGCATTGTATCGGTGCGGCCGGGCGCATGATTCAGTACGGCGATGCCGATGTCATGATTGCCGGTGGCGCTGAATCAAGCGTTTCTCCGCTTGGTGTCGGTGGTTTCGCTTCGGCCCGTGCCCTGTCGTCGCGTAATGACGATCCCGCTACGGCATCGCGTCCGTGGGACAAGGATCGCGATGGTTTCGTGCTGGGAGAAGGGGCTGGCGTGCTGGTGCTCGAAGAGTACGAGCATGCCAAGGCGCGCGGCGCCAAGATATACGCGGAACTGCTCGGCTTCGGCATGAGCGGCGATGCTTATCACATGACTGCGCCGAGCCTGGATGGTCCGCGTCGTTGTGTCGGAAATGCGTTGCGCGATGCGGGTGTCAATCCTGACCAGGTTCAGTACTTGAATGCACACGGAACTTCGACTCCGTTGGGCGACAAGAACGAAACTGAAGCGATCAAGGCTGCTTTCGGCGATCATGCCTACAAACTGGTTGTGAATTCGACCAAGTCAATGACTGGTCACCTGTTGGGTGGTGCGGGTGGTTTGGAGTCGGTTTTCACCGTATTGGCTTTGCATAACCAGATTTCGCCGCCGACGACAAATATTTTCAACCAGGATCCAGAGTGTGATCTTGATTACTGTGCCAATACGGCACGGGACATGAAAATTGACATCGCAGTCAAAAACTCATTCGGTTTTGGTGGCACGAATGGCACCTTGGTTTTTGGCAAAATCTAG
- the rpoE gene encoding RNA polymerase sigma factor RpoE — protein sequence MTTEREIDQLLVERVQRGDKKAFELLVVKYQRKLMRLVSRLVRDQAEAEDVVQEAFIKAYRALPQFRGDSAFYTWLYRIGINTAKNYLVTQGRRAPTSTEANSEEAETFDDGEQLRDINTPESLLATKQIAQTVNTAMEALPTELRTAITLREIEGLSYDEIAEAMGCPIGTVRSRIFRAREAIADKLRPLLGTAIDKRW from the coding sequence TTGACGACAGAACGCGAAATTGATCAACTGCTTGTCGAGCGCGTACAGCGTGGCGATAAGAAGGCGTTCGAGCTCTTGGTTGTTAAATACCAACGCAAGCTGATGCGTCTTGTTTCGCGGCTGGTGCGCGATCAGGCAGAAGCTGAGGATGTTGTGCAGGAAGCCTTTATCAAGGCATACCGGGCACTGCCTCAGTTCAGGGGCGATTCTGCCTTTTATACCTGGTTGTATCGAATTGGCATTAATACCGCCAAGAACTATCTTGTGACCCAGGGCCGTAGGGCTCCGACCTCCACCGAAGCAAATTCAGAGGAAGCAGAAACTTTTGACGACGGCGAGCAACTAAGGGATATAAACACTCCTGAATCTTTGCTGGCAACCAAGCAGATAGCGCAAACTGTGAATACTGCAATGGAGGCTTTGCCGACGGAATTGCGTACGGCGATTACCTTGCGCGAGATTGAGGGGTTAAGTTATGACGAAATTGCTGAAGCAATGGGATGTCCGATAGGTACGGTACGCAGTCGAATATTTAGGGCACGGGAAGCTATCGCAGACAAGTTGAGGCCGTTGCTGGGGACGGCCATCGACAAACGTTGGTAA
- a CDS encoding DegQ family serine endoprotease — translation MKMLRSARYVLSAMVVGATATFFVPAMVGVGPVAVAAPLSGLPDFTEIVEKTGPAVVNIRTTERVKSGSSQGDADDPSDAEMQEFFRRFFGVPIPGKPSPQAPSPRGRKGDPKQQEEVPRGVGSGFVISADGYVMTNAHVIDGASDVYVTLTDKREFKAKVIGADTRTDVALLKIDGKSLPLLVMGDSDKIKVGEWVLAIGSPFGLENTVTAGIVSAKARDTGDYLPLIQTDVAVNPGNSGGPLINLRGEVVGINSQIYSRSGGFMGISFAVPIDEAMRVSEQLKTSGKVTRGRIGVQIGEVTKDVAESLGLPKAEGALVARVEPDGPAAKAGLQAGDIILKFNGTAIDKASDLPRLVGNTKPGVRGTLTVWRKGSNRDFSVTIAELAADKVATNSDEDKKPKKEQVANALGLIVSDLSDARKKELGIDGGIQVDSAEGSAARVGLLPGDVIQRLNNTDIKDAKQFNALVAKLEPKKMAVLLVRRGESSQFVPLRPAN, via the coding sequence ATGAAGATGTTACGTTCTGCTCGTTACGTTTTATCTGCAATGGTTGTCGGCGCGACAGCCACTTTTTTTGTTCCTGCGATGGTTGGCGTCGGTCCTGTAGCGGTGGCTGCGCCGTTGTCGGGTTTGCCTGACTTTACCGAGATCGTTGAAAAAACCGGTCCTGCTGTCGTTAATATCCGCACCACCGAAAGAGTGAAGTCTGGTTCTTCGCAAGGTGATGCGGATGATCCAAGCGACGCGGAGATGCAGGAGTTTTTCCGGCGTTTCTTCGGTGTTCCTATTCCGGGAAAGCCAAGCCCGCAAGCGCCAAGTCCGCGCGGACGCAAGGGTGATCCGAAGCAGCAGGAAGAAGTGCCGCGTGGCGTCGGTTCCGGTTTTGTCATTTCGGCAGACGGTTACGTGATGACCAACGCCCATGTGATCGATGGTGCCAGCGATGTCTACGTGACGCTGACGGACAAGCGGGAGTTCAAGGCCAAGGTCATCGGCGCAGATACGCGTACCGATGTTGCGCTGTTGAAGATCGATGGCAAGAGTCTGCCGCTTTTGGTCATGGGCGATTCTGACAAGATCAAGGTCGGCGAGTGGGTGCTGGCGATCGGTTCGCCGTTCGGTCTGGAAAATACCGTGACGGCAGGGATTGTCTCGGCAAAAGCGCGCGATACCGGCGATTACCTGCCTCTGATCCAAACTGATGTTGCGGTTAATCCTGGCAACTCCGGTGGCCCGCTGATCAATTTGCGCGGTGAAGTGGTGGGTATCAATTCCCAGATCTACAGCCGTTCAGGCGGCTTCATGGGCATCTCGTTTGCGGTGCCTATCGATGAGGCGATGCGCGTTTCCGAGCAGTTGAAAACATCCGGCAAGGTAACGCGTGGCCGTATCGGCGTGCAAATCGGCGAGGTGACCAAGGATGTGGCTGAATCGCTCGGTTTGCCGAAAGCTGAGGGTGCGCTGGTTGCTCGGGTTGAACCGGATGGCCCTGCTGCGAAGGCCGGGTTGCAGGCTGGCGATATCATCCTGAAGTTCAATGGTACGGCAATTGACAAGGCGAGCGATTTGCCGCGTCTGGTCGGCAATACCAAGCCTGGCGTGCGTGGCACACTCACTGTGTGGCGCAAGGGTAGCAACCGCGATTTCTCGGTGACGATTGCCGAGCTCGCTGCAGACAAGGTGGCGACTAATTCGGATGAGGACAAGAAGCCGAAGAAGGAGCAAGTGGCAAATGCGCTGGGATTGATTGTTAGCGATTTGAGTGATGCGAGAAAGAAAGAGCTCGGCATCGATGGCGGTATCCAAGTTGATTCGGCCGAAGGCAGCGCCGCGCGGGTCGGTTTGCTTCCCGGCGACGTGATCCAGCGTTTGAACAACACCGATATCAAGGATGCCAAGCAATTCAACGCGCTGGTAGCCAAGCTGGAGCCGAAGAAGATGGCGGTGCTGCTGGTGCGTCGTGGCGAGTCCTCACAATTCGTGCCGTTGCGTCCAGCTAACTGA
- the acpP gene encoding acyl carrier protein gives MSDIEQRVKKIVAEQLGVAEADIKTESSFVNDLGADSLDTVELVMALEDEFEMEIPDEQAEKITTVQQAIDYAKAHVKAA, from the coding sequence ATGTCCGATATCGAACAACGCGTTAAAAAAATCGTCGCTGAGCAACTGGGCGTCGCAGAAGCTGACATCAAGACCGAATCGTCGTTTGTTAACGATCTGGGTGCAGATTCGCTCGACACCGTGGAATTGGTGATGGCACTGGAAGATGAGTTCGAAATGGAAATCCCTGACGAACAAGCTGAAAAGATCACTACAGTGCAACAAGCTATTGATTACGCCAAGGCCCACGTTAAGGCGGCCTAA
- a CDS encoding beta-ketoacyl-ACP synthase III, with product MTTYSKIVGTGSYLPPKRVSNQELAAQLAEKGIETSHEWIFSRSGIAARHYADADVQSSDLAVAAAKQALDMARMQADDIDLIIVATSTPDHFGGFPSTACVVQQKLGITNGGAAFDVQAVCSGFVYAVSIADSMIKTGAHKNVLVIGTEVFSRILNFEDRTTCVLFGDGAGSVILSASTEPGILATKLHADGRHKEILCVPGKVNGGVVEGSAFLYMDGQAVFKLAVSVLEKVANEALQIAGMEPSEIDWLIPHQANIRIMQSTARKLGLSMERMVVTVDQHGNTSAASIPLALDQAVRDGRVKPGHNVMMEGVGGGFTWGAILARM from the coding sequence ATGACTACATATAGCAAAATTGTCGGTACCGGCAGCTATTTGCCGCCGAAACGGGTAAGCAATCAGGAGCTCGCCGCGCAGCTCGCTGAAAAAGGGATTGAGACATCCCATGAATGGATTTTTTCGCGCAGCGGCATCGCCGCGCGTCACTATGCCGACGCCGATGTGCAGTCCAGCGATCTCGCGGTTGCTGCAGCCAAGCAGGCGCTTGATATGGCGCGCATGCAGGCCGATGACATTGACCTGATCATCGTTGCCACCTCGACTCCGGATCATTTCGGTGGCTTCCCGAGCACCGCTTGCGTGGTCCAGCAAAAGCTGGGTATCACCAACGGCGGCGCGGCGTTTGACGTGCAGGCGGTATGCAGTGGTTTTGTGTATGCGGTGTCGATCGCAGACAGCATGATCAAGACCGGTGCGCACAAGAATGTCCTGGTGATCGGCACGGAAGTGTTTTCGCGGATATTAAATTTTGAGGATCGCACCACCTGCGTCTTGTTCGGTGACGGTGCAGGCTCGGTTATCCTGAGCGCTTCAACCGAGCCCGGTATTCTTGCCACGAAGTTGCATGCCGATGGCCGCCATAAGGAAATTCTGTGCGTGCCCGGTAAGGTCAACGGCGGAGTGGTAGAGGGCAGCGCATTCCTGTACATGGACGGCCAGGCGGTATTCAAGCTGGCAGTATCGGTGCTGGAAAAGGTTGCCAATGAAGCGCTGCAAATCGCTGGGATGGAGCCATCCGAGATCGATTGGCTGATTCCGCACCAGGCGAATATCCGCATTATGCAAAGCACTGCGCGCAAACTGGGTCTGAGCATGGAGCGCATGGTGGTGACGGTCGACCAGCACGGCAATACTTCAGCTGCATCGATTCCGCTGGCGCTCGACCAGGCGGTGCGTGACGGTCGCGTCAAGCCAGGTCATAACGTCATGATGGAAGGTGTTGGCGGCGGCTTTACCTGGGGTGCGATTCTGGCCCGCATGTAA
- a CDS encoding MucB/RseB C-terminal domain-containing protein: MNYSGTFIYQQSNQIRTSRITHVLEGRNEIEKLEILDGQPREYIRRNEDVTCYIPETKTKLVEKRVTQDAFPAILAALPADLTDYYDVKMGETGRVAGFDCQAVLLEPKDNMRYGYKLWAEKNTGLLLRAQTLNGKNEIVEQISFTQIGIGNVDHNHLKSSFGNTNGWHVESSVMNPANLNEWTVTGMPVGFKKVRELKRMVTDAPASNNAVSQVTRREVSQLVFSDGLAAISIFIEPGSQSRTEGSLQQGALNIVGKRQGDYWLTIVGEVPSAAIRQVANSIELKNK, from the coding sequence TTGAATTATTCCGGCACCTTCATTTACCAGCAGTCGAACCAGATTCGGACTTCGCGCATTACCCATGTGCTTGAAGGTCGGAATGAGATAGAAAAGCTCGAAATCCTGGACGGACAGCCGCGCGAATATATTCGTCGTAATGAGGATGTCACCTGCTATATTCCGGAAACTAAAACCAAGCTGGTCGAGAAGCGCGTCACGCAAGATGCATTTCCAGCCATTCTGGCGGCGCTACCGGCGGATCTGACTGATTACTACGACGTGAAAATGGGCGAGACCGGGCGTGTTGCCGGGTTCGATTGCCAGGCTGTTCTGTTAGAGCCAAAAGACAATATGCGCTATGGCTACAAGCTGTGGGCAGAAAAAAATACCGGGTTGCTGTTGCGTGCGCAGACGTTGAATGGCAAGAATGAGATCGTCGAGCAGATTTCCTTTACGCAGATCGGCATCGGTAACGTTGATCACAATCATTTGAAGTCGAGTTTCGGCAATACCAATGGCTGGCATGTCGAAAGCAGTGTGATGAACCCGGCTAACTTGAACGAGTGGACGGTGACCGGCATGCCGGTCGGGTTCAAAAAGGTGCGTGAGCTCAAGCGCATGGTGACCGATGCGCCAGCTTCGAATAATGCAGTTAGCCAGGTGACGCGACGTGAAGTGTCGCAGCTGGTCTTTTCCGACGGACTGGCCGCGATTTCAATATTTATTGAGCCGGGCAGTCAAAGTCGCACTGAAGGCTCCTTGCAGCAGGGAGCGTTGAATATCGTGGGCAAGCGTCAGGGCGACTATTGGCTGACGATTGTCGGTGAGGTGCCATCGGCCGCGATCAGGCAAGTGGCGAATTCGATTGAACTCAAAAACAAATAA
- the plsX gene encoding phosphate acyltransferase PlsX, giving the protein MTIKISIDCMGGDHGPSVTVPAAISFANREPEAELVLVGLEEEIRAQLKKHKASAHPRLSVLHASEVVTMDDSIETALRRKKDSSMRVALRLVKDEQVQACVSAGNTGALMAVSRYLLKTMHGVDRPAICTILPNQKDGPTYMLDLGANVDCEPLHLHQFALMGSALVSAMEGKPRPTIGLLNVGEEDIKGNEVVKQTAELLRADHEKGILNFYGNVEGNDIFEGTTDIVVCDGFVGNVTLKASEGLGRFVKTVLTTEFKSGILNMVGAVIARGAIKAISRRLNPSRYNGASLLGLRGLVFKSHGGADAYGYEWAIQRAFDAAKYDVLSRIATTIAELMPQPSAEAVAKPIEAGVDAASGQITTTESSQQKTA; this is encoded by the coding sequence ATGACAATCAAAATTTCTATCGACTGCATGGGTGGCGATCATGGCCCATCGGTTACCGTACCTGCTGCTATTTCATTTGCCAATCGCGAGCCTGAGGCCGAATTGGTATTGGTTGGCCTCGAAGAAGAAATTCGGGCGCAGCTGAAAAAGCACAAGGCTAGCGCACATCCCCGGTTATCGGTGCTGCATGCATCGGAAGTGGTAACGATGGACGATTCCATCGAAACTGCTTTGCGCCGTAAAAAAGATTCCTCAATGCGCGTTGCGCTGCGCCTGGTCAAGGATGAGCAGGTGCAAGCCTGCGTATCGGCCGGCAACACCGGCGCCTTGATGGCGGTATCACGCTATTTGCTCAAGACCATGCACGGCGTCGACCGTCCTGCCATCTGCACCATCCTTCCTAATCAAAAAGACGGTCCGACTTACATGCTCGATCTGGGCGCGAACGTCGATTGCGAGCCGTTGCATCTTCATCAATTCGCATTGATGGGGTCGGCGCTGGTGTCGGCCATGGAGGGAAAGCCTCGTCCGACGATCGGCTTGCTGAATGTGGGTGAGGAAGATATCAAGGGCAATGAAGTGGTCAAGCAGACTGCCGAATTGCTGCGTGCCGATCACGAAAAGGGTATCCTGAATTTTTACGGCAATGTCGAAGGCAACGATATTTTCGAAGGCACCACCGACATCGTCGTTTGCGATGGTTTTGTCGGCAACGTGACGCTCAAGGCGTCCGAAGGGCTGGGGCGTTTCGTCAAGACCGTATTGACCACGGAATTCAAAAGCGGCATCTTGAACATGGTCGGTGCGGTGATTGCCCGTGGTGCGATCAAGGCCATTTCGCGTCGCTTGAATCCTTCGCGTTATAACGGCGCCAGCTTGCTGGGCTTGCGCGGCCTGGTTTTCAAGAGTCATGGCGGCGCGGATGCCTATGGTTACGAATGGGCGATACAGCGTGCATTCGATGCTGCGAAATATGATGTATTGTCTCGTATTGCCACCACAATTGCGGAACTGATGCCGCAGCCATCTGCCGAAGCAGTGGCCAAGCCGATTGAGGCTGGTGTGGATGCGGCATCGGGCCAAATCACTACGACTGAATCTTCCCAACAAAAGACAGCATGA
- the fabG gene encoding 3-oxoacyl-ACP reductase FabG: protein MTSQNSVVQDLDGQVALVTGASRGIGRAIALELLKRGAKVVGTATSESGATAIGEYLEASQPGRGRGIVLNVNDAEACHAAIEFTQKEFGGLSILVNNAGITQDQLAMRMKDEEWDSVIATNLTAVGRLSRAVLRGMMKAKHGRIINITSVVGSAGNPGQMNYAAAKAGVSGMSRALAREIGSRNITVNCVAPGFIDTDMTKALSEQQTASLLQQIPLGRLGAAEDIAAAVAFLASSQAAYITGTTLHVNGGMYMS, encoded by the coding sequence GTGACCTCACAAAATTCAGTTGTACAGGATCTGGACGGCCAGGTCGCCCTGGTGACCGGTGCGTCGCGCGGTATTGGGCGCGCCATTGCACTGGAGTTGCTCAAGCGTGGTGCGAAGGTCGTCGGCACGGCGACTTCGGAGTCTGGTGCGACGGCAATCGGCGAATATCTGGAAGCCAGCCAGCCGGGCAGGGGGCGTGGCATCGTATTGAATGTCAACGATGCGGAGGCTTGCCACGCTGCAATCGAGTTTACCCAGAAAGAGTTCGGTGGACTGTCGATTCTGGTCAATAACGCGGGCATTACCCAGGACCAATTGGCGATGCGGATGAAGGATGAAGAGTGGGATTCGGTGATTGCGACTAATCTTACGGCTGTCGGCCGTTTGTCGCGCGCGGTCCTGCGTGGCATGATGAAGGCCAAGCATGGCCGTATCATCAATATCACGTCGGTAGTCGGCTCGGCCGGCAATCCAGGTCAGATGAATTATGCGGCTGCCAAGGCTGGCGTATCCGGCATGAGCCGTGCGCTGGCGCGTGAGATCGGTAGTCGTAACATCACGGTCAATTGCGTTGCGCCAGGCTTTATCGATACCGATATGACCAAGGCTCTAAGTGAGCAGCAGACTGCTTCCCTGCTGCAACAGATTCCGCTGGGGCGCTTGGGTGCTGCTGAGGATATCGCTGCTGCAGTTGCTTTTTTGGCATCTTCGCAAGCGGCATACATCACTGGCACCACGCTGCACGTCAATGGCGGCATGTACATGAGTTGA
- a CDS encoding glutaredoxin family protein, whose protein sequence is MPKPHFILYGRSYCHLCDDMLQALLALRGPDEHSVDWFTVDVIDVDGDTELVARYDELVPVLVGCADDQPQLQLCHYFLDVEQVRGFLAG, encoded by the coding sequence ATGCCGAAGCCGCACTTTATTTTGTATGGTCGTTCGTATTGCCATCTTTGTGACGACATGCTGCAGGCGTTGCTGGCTTTGCGAGGGCCGGATGAGCATAGTGTGGATTGGTTTACCGTCGATGTCATCGATGTCGATGGGGATACCGAGCTGGTCGCCCGTTACGACGAACTGGTGCCGGTACTGGTCGGTTGTGCGGATGACCAGCCGCAGTTGCAACTTTGTCATTATTTCCTTGATGTGGAGCAGGTAAGGGGGTTTTTGGCGGGTTAA
- the fabD gene encoding ACP S-malonyltransferase: MNKFAFVFPGQGSQAVGMLNGFANNQVVKDTVAEASEALQFDLGKLIAEGPKEELDLTTNTQPVMLTAAVAYYRAWLAAGGAAPSLVAGHSLGEYSALVAAGVIAFKDAVPLVRFRAQAMQQAVPVGQGGMAVILGLSDDDVRAVCQAAAQGEVVEAVNFNAPAQVVIAGHKGAIERACVAAKEKGAKRALPLPVSAPFHSSLLKPASDRLREYMQELTFSVPQIALINNVDVAIVNDPQAIKDALVRQAASPVRWVETVQKIAGEGISHVVECGPGKVLAGLTKRINDGLISEAIVDQASLDKMLETLK, translated from the coding sequence ATGAATAAATTCGCATTTGTTTTCCCGGGCCAGGGCTCGCAAGCCGTTGGCATGTTGAACGGCTTCGCCAACAATCAGGTGGTGAAAGATACTGTGGCGGAGGCTTCCGAGGCCTTGCAGTTTGATCTCGGTAAATTGATTGCCGAAGGGCCGAAAGAAGAGCTGGACCTGACAACCAATACCCAGCCGGTGATGTTGACTGCGGCGGTTGCCTATTATCGTGCGTGGCTGGCTGCGGGCGGTGCTGCGCCGTCGCTGGTAGCGGGTCATAGTCTTGGCGAATATTCTGCGTTGGTTGCTGCTGGCGTGATTGCTTTCAAGGATGCGGTTCCACTGGTGCGTTTTCGTGCGCAAGCCATGCAGCAGGCGGTTCCGGTCGGGCAGGGCGGCATGGCCGTCATCCTCGGTTTGTCGGACGACGACGTGCGCGCAGTATGCCAGGCTGCGGCGCAAGGCGAAGTTGTCGAGGCGGTGAATTTCAATGCGCCGGCGCAGGTCGTCATCGCCGGCCACAAGGGAGCGATTGAGCGCGCCTGCGTTGCCGCCAAGGAAAAAGGTGCGAAACGTGCCTTGCCATTGCCGGTTTCGGCCCCATTTCATTCCTCGCTGTTGAAGCCGGCGTCGGATCGCTTGCGTGAGTACATGCAGGAACTGACTTTCTCGGTGCCGCAAATTGCATTGATCAACAATGTTGACGTGGCGATCGTCAACGACCCGCAAGCCATCAAGGACGCGCTGGTGCGTCAGGCGGCCAGCCCGGTGCGCTGGGTTGAGACGGTCCAGAAAATTGCCGGCGAAGGTATCAGCCATGTGGTCGAGTGTGGACCGGGCAAGGTTCTTGCTGGTTTGACCAAGCGTATTAACGATGGATTGATTAGCGAAGCGATTGTCGATCAGGCATCGCTGGATAAAATGTTGGAGACATTGAAGTGA
- a CDS encoding sigma-E factor negative regulatory protein — MNTKEMTQEQISALADGELSNAYVDMALAALRQTEGRDTWDVYHQIGDILRSDDMALTMSSDFSARMAARLDAEPVYIAAPLAAAAAAAPQHESEQIAIGGGQPVRFGSTRTRRTIKRFALPGMAAAAVAAAAFIISPQIMVANSPSPAAVATPQLALASASDVHAAHAGEVLRDPRMDEYLLAHQRFSPSLYSAAQYARSATFAPDADK; from the coding sequence ATGAATACCAAAGAAATGACCCAAGAGCAGATTTCTGCCTTGGCTGACGGGGAGTTATCCAATGCCTACGTGGATATGGCGTTGGCGGCTTTGCGTCAAACGGAAGGCCGCGATACATGGGACGTATACCACCAGATTGGTGATATCTTGCGCTCCGATGATATGGCGTTGACAATGAGCTCCGATTTTTCCGCCCGTATGGCGGCGCGGCTCGATGCGGAACCTGTCTATATTGCCGCGCCTCTGGCCGCTGCTGCTGCTGCTGCTCCTCAGCACGAATCCGAGCAGATTGCGATCGGCGGCGGCCAGCCTGTTCGTTTCGGCAGTACTCGTACCCGACGTACGATCAAGCGCTTTGCATTGCCGGGGATGGCTGCTGCGGCAGTAGCCGCTGCGGCGTTCATCATCTCGCCGCAAATCATGGTGGCTAACAGCCCGTCGCCGGCGGCTGTAGCGACGCCGCAACTGGCATTGGCATCGGCAAGCGATGTACATGCCGCGCATGCCGGCGAAGTGCTGCGTGATCCGCGGATGGATGAATATCTGTTGGCACACCAGCGTTTCTCTCCTTCTTTATACAGCGCTGCGCAATATGCGCGTTCCGCTACATTTGCACCTGATGCTGATAAATAA
- a CDS encoding YceD family protein, which translates to MSAFIIDAFEYSRHKERREGEIAVADLSRLAAESADRSGVLHWVLVGGVDQLGHPQLTMSVSGSIKIMCQRCLTPFAFDIDSESVLVLAKDEESADAIDALLDNDEIDVIVGTKSLNIVELVEDEALLALPLSPKHPVCPDQSALEGVQSVKKESPFAMLKNLKQQ; encoded by the coding sequence ATGAGTGCTTTTATCATCGACGCGTTTGAGTATTCGCGCCATAAAGAGCGCCGTGAAGGCGAAATCGCCGTGGCTGACTTGAGTCGCCTAGCCGCTGAATCGGCTGATCGTTCCGGCGTGCTGCATTGGGTTCTCGTTGGTGGTGTTGATCAGTTGGGGCATCCCCAGTTGACGATGTCAGTAAGCGGTTCCATCAAGATCATGTGCCAGCGCTGCCTGACGCCGTTTGCTTTTGACATCGATTCGGAATCGGTGCTGGTGTTGGCAAAGGACGAAGAGAGTGCAGATGCAATCGATGCACTTCTCGATAATGATGAAATTGATGTCATCGTTGGCACTAAATCACTAAATATCGTTGAATTGGTTGAAGATGAGGCTTTGTTGGCCTTGCCGCTATCGCCGAAGCATCCGGTTTGTCCGGATCAGTCTGCGCTTGAAGGTGTGCAAAGTGTCAAAAAAGAATCGCCTTTCGCGATGTTGAAGAATTTGAAGCAGCAGTAA
- the rpmF gene encoding 50S ribosomal protein L32, protein MAVQQNKKTPSKRGMHRAHDFLVAPPLAIEPTTGETHLRHHISPNGFYRGRKVLKTKNDE, encoded by the coding sequence ATGGCAGTTCAACAAAATAAGAAGACCCCATCGAAGCGCGGCATGCACCGTGCCCACGATTTTCTGGTTGCACCTCCGCTGGCCATCGAGCCAACGACTGGTGAAACACATTTGCGTCACCACATCAGCCCGAACGGCTTCTACCGTGGCCGTAAAGTGTTGAAGACCAAGAACGACGAGTAA